A genomic region of Catalinimonas niigatensis contains the following coding sequences:
- a CDS encoding PorP/SprF family type IX secretion system membrane protein translates to MKAIFKKSLVKNKVMLIGLTLFIAISANAQQSPVYSHFMFNRLAINPAYAGSQDQLNITALHRHQWENFDGAPTTSAFSVHKYIKKKNIGIGMLASSDQIGIHTDNRLYLVYAYKIKMRAGTLSMGLQGGFSRINSDFSKLNLKSEKDALMSGYRSDFNPNFGSGVYFSNQKFFTGFSIPYMLNNQLKSVGDAVSQAQEARYYLLTSGVVLDVSREVKVVPSVLLRIQEGNAVGMDLNANIVLSDILTIGASYRTENAVSALMGLNFSENLSMGYSYDINTSEIGRYSDGTHEFMLNYRIVNSKLCHTYF, encoded by the coding sequence ATGAAGGCAATCTTTAAAAAGTCGCTAGTAAAAAATAAAGTAATGTTGATCGGACTGACTTTATTTATTGCGATTTCAGCAAACGCTCAGCAAAGCCCTGTATATTCACACTTTATGTTTAATCGTTTGGCAATTAATCCTGCATATGCAGGAAGCCAGGATCAATTAAATATCACGGCTTTACACAGACATCAATGGGAAAACTTTGACGGAGCGCCTACTACCAGCGCCTTTAGTGTACATAAATATATCAAGAAGAAGAATATAGGCATTGGAATGCTGGCCAGCAGTGATCAAATAGGGATTCATACCGATAATAGATTGTATTTGGTTTATGCTTATAAAATTAAGATGAGAGCAGGAACGCTTTCTATGGGTCTTCAGGGTGGGTTTAGCCGTATCAACTCTGATTTCAGTAAATTGAATTTAAAAAGTGAAAAAGATGCTTTAATGAGTGGATACCGCAGCGATTTTAATCCTAATTTTGGTTCAGGAGTATACTTTAGCAATCAGAAATTTTTCACAGGTTTTTCAATTCCTTATATGCTCAACAATCAGCTTAAGAGCGTTGGAGATGCTGTATCACAAGCCCAGGAAGCTCGTTATTATCTGCTTACAAGTGGAGTGGTGTTGGATGTTAGTCGTGAAGTTAAGGTGGTTCCTTCAGTACTTCTTAGAATACAAGAAGGAAACGCAGTAGGAATGGATTTAAATGCTAACATAGTACTTAGTGACATTTTGACGATAGGAGCATCTTACAGAACAGAAAATGCTGTATCAGCGCTGATGGGTCTAAACTTTTCAGAAAATTTAAGCATGGGATATTCATATGATATCAATACTTCTGAGATTGGCCGTTACTCTGACGGAACGCATGAATTCATGCTTAACTATCGTATCGTGAATTCCAAACTATGCCACACTTACTTTTAA
- a CDS encoding T9SS type B sorting domain-containing protein, with protein sequence MISKGVRFIVFSLFILLSTNALAQFENCNNGVDDDGDGKIDCFDSNCNSSPFCQSFETNCADGLDNDGDGLPDCLDSDCTFSGVCPVETDCNNGIDDDGDGFFDYYDGDCLESPDNPNSYITNVADCEVKPQGNIFDMEKEWDSPMQTSATRGMFALADVDNDGTPEVISFNDETGYMYVLDGKSGSIEQQRKITGKPNFSAYPAVGDVDKDGLSEIFHIDKEGKVRAYGHDLNDYWPVKSAPNDKPRVPLLADFNYDGEVELYYQNEIRNAKTGALIITGSHGKSLYSGGNSWNNELAGVPVAVDILPDAACGACQGLELVLGHVIYAVDIANKVMFEVKNMDNAASKTSDYHSNGYRPKPDGDHNWSSTSVVDFNEDGYLDIITSGTTRNTSGPTTIFFWDLHNDAVKTFIPSRPLATIPAGFLDKYGIYNGEYFWKKGVGALNVANIDSDPELECSFMSGSTLYALDDDWNLEWANYDDYWEGSSGYTSTAVFDFDGDGASEIVYRDEINLYIVDGTTGKPLNEFVSADFCSSNTHGEYPIIADVDGDGETEIIVVCGRNKNEKFKSTSTGGSNQKYGFVRSYKAANNNYWVPSRKLWNQFVYFNVNVNDNLTIPRFQQPHHLSFAQKCNLLGGNVPKFSLNKFYNQSPVINYCGNLTFPSPNLEFADDPIQVEPPVCPDDRFQVRLRFVNTGDQAAFKDIPVSFYADDPVKNYSNAEPNPFLETIYINVPGGLQVNQLLDTTLWVNGKAGFFTLYASLNDIGPFNMSGSSLSNETFYPLDSLNGTIRECDGTPTIVKIDVNPYPFNTTAVLLKNNDNCPGSYNSNGAITAHVSGDTLGYVFRWFKGSTTAGSPDFIGATQKGLTGGKYTVVATHTLANCTGNSSTIDVKDLAAPPVIGAELLNLQRSCNPNRPSGKLTAYVLQGSSRVTAGYNFFWYKGQNTVIPARSGYTGGATVDQLSAGIYRVVVIQASTGCISTMDIEVKEQISKPVVSLVAKNDQTICDPANYNGQASVSVNGNTNNFNFYWYNGNVSSPDTTSSHVLIKSHLISGIGNGTYTVFAADKITRCLSAPLTVTISDKTWKPVVKAQVINPQEACDLSLANGSLSASVNETSIGGSANVTSGYQFIWYKGNFGASALPATHTAIGSTVNGLEEGKYTLVTRSISTGCQTITYITLPAQKTRPILDSPSVTHTTNCTAPWGSSITATADLGKMSADGYIFQWRNVSTNTIFAETSGTLDNIPPGEYGIRVTNPLGCISLKEVKVTVKDQGPKPVVNVQTVPNSSCNPGQPNGMLIAKDFSGIASDYTFEWFNNNLSGSSLASTGAVVNQLPAGKYALRITNNTTQCFQVAFATIGTQTGIPPTLDTLYTQATSDCRLAFADGVAAFHLPAGKAQVPPDFTLDRTYTFEIYSGTTISGSPVQTNNDGLFEDLNAGPYTAIVRDDYSHCISAPLTIEIPPAPDITISVDAMVPSSACASNDGELQINVSSPNNLPGSGLGFTFHWYYRAAGVSYPGTPDPGTAEVVSDPLFVSRREALPSGYYTIEVYDNFSNCVEVLQYFLPNADPPSISNHSITPSTQCDPGNGSIYLEATSPTLLLNLFVVELYRGNMIDAANYVTTWLPLPLPTDNHTFGGLTAGKYTVAIKEAFASCYSDVKTFTVPNNTPDVDITVDISPDFSCNTSGTGSLTVSEILLENILTPGSTSILGDVSYRWFAGIGVGPSGSEIGTGPSISGLSSGNYTVEVTDNLTGPGQGCTFTKTVFLNNVPKVLEISGIQVVSNTLCTGTNGEISITEMSENGTPLITTNDYTFTLQDNLGNNLSNTGSGQSVDPFIALAEGTYFVLATNNITGCEVLSEAIFIDNETYDPEITLINSFPDLSCTGGQVTGILEVGAMSSPDGNISNYQFNWYAGTDTSAPSIGSSNTMNNLAAGLYTVVVTDTDGPNLGCFKTAIFEVLPAERTIAFTLAGVDPTYCDPANGEITVQTIQESYFHNGLNSTTSTVVGNYRYTLLDEDLNVLFSNNSTGRFTGLDEGNYYVQAQNINTDNCLSVPVAYSLESLCVPPVVNINLNSPQYSNNPDPSTWTGSISIGVTESPDNPVSPPAGGFPYTYEVYRTDQNGNPIGTNLNPGNATTINMLDSGNYVIIVRNNTTGAVTTSTFYLDKVNVEPEFMAMGQPQTVCYPDGSILLTEITFKDVADDPAKYTLYLYENRNLINIADSALVMNTGEVLFDNLAEGAYYLRAKHNNYLLYSEIFEVEISNISQSPRIDLDIANLYPQISCQPEILATGKLAVIAKEYDGTIDTYRYQWYRGNSIVSENVIPGATFSYLDSLSSGFYTVVVQNQETQCSSSRTFYVEDRIEIPLVEVESDPSTVCDPALANGMLRASVVQSGSYLFEWYEGNSTSGLPAHSGSTWGGLMPGTYTVVATDMITGTCSSLPVLVEVGDASQVPALSIEKLADNSACDSTLANGVLLASVEYPVSNYEYTWFDASGNVIGHESMIGSLTEGIYSLEARYKPTGCVNTATSEIRLVHENYPSPTVSIQSHMTNCAFPDGSATAFMYDDNETVVFTWFDEAGIQLPAEQVMINENDLSSTAINLSSGTYYVHAFDLITGCDVPQAQVIIEDQSYAAQHQVVASPASCQLTNGKLKIIPQESMMITHISWTNLHTSQTFESNYQLDNAPAGEYTYQITWENGCTSSGSTILSTDLNVFNGVSPNGDGDNDVFFIDCIDQFPNNKVKIFNRAGALVYEAIHYDNLMIFFEGVGNRGMYIGNKELPDGTYFYIIDKSNGDKPLTGYLELTH encoded by the coding sequence ATGATCAGTAAGGGTGTAAGATTCATCGTTTTTTCATTATTTATTCTTCTTTCCACCAACGCTTTAGCACAGTTTGAGAACTGCAACAATGGAGTTGATGACGATGGCGATGGAAAAATTGATTGTTTTGATTCCAACTGTAATAGCTCCCCTTTTTGTCAAAGTTTTGAAACAAATTGTGCCGATGGACTTGATAATGATGGTGATGGCCTTCCCGATTGCCTTGACAGTGATTGTACTTTCTCTGGTGTTTGTCCGGTTGAAACCGACTGCAATAATGGCATAGATGATGATGGAGACGGTTTTTTTGATTATTATGATGGTGATTGTTTAGAGTCACCCGATAACCCCAACTCGTATATCACCAATGTAGCCGATTGTGAAGTTAAACCTCAGGGTAATATTTTTGATATGGAAAAGGAGTGGGACTCCCCTATGCAGACCAGTGCCACCCGGGGGATGTTTGCCTTGGCTGATGTGGATAATGACGGCACTCCTGAAGTTATTTCCTTCAACGATGAAACTGGATACATGTATGTACTGGATGGCAAATCCGGTTCTATAGAGCAGCAAAGGAAGATCACCGGAAAACCTAATTTCTCTGCCTATCCGGCAGTAGGCGATGTGGATAAAGATGGCCTTTCAGAAATTTTCCATATAGATAAAGAAGGAAAAGTGAGAGCCTATGGACATGATCTTAATGACTATTGGCCTGTTAAAAGCGCACCCAATGATAAACCAAGGGTACCTTTGCTTGCTGATTTTAATTATGATGGTGAAGTAGAATTATATTATCAGAATGAAATCAGAAATGCCAAAACTGGCGCTTTAATTATTACAGGTAGTCATGGGAAAAGTTTGTACAGCGGTGGTAACAGTTGGAACAATGAGCTTGCTGGAGTACCCGTTGCCGTAGACATTCTTCCGGATGCTGCCTGCGGTGCATGTCAGGGTCTGGAGTTAGTATTAGGACATGTGATCTATGCAGTAGACATTGCTAACAAAGTGATGTTTGAGGTAAAGAACATGGACAATGCTGCTTCAAAAACCAGTGATTATCATAGTAATGGTTATCGTCCTAAACCAGACGGAGATCATAACTGGAGCTCTACATCTGTAGTTGATTTCAATGAGGATGGGTATCTGGATATTATCACAAGCGGTACTACGAGGAATACAAGCGGCCCTACAACCATCTTCTTTTGGGATCTACATAATGATGCCGTCAAAACTTTTATCCCGAGTCGTCCTCTGGCAACCATACCTGCTGGCTTTTTAGATAAGTATGGAATCTATAATGGTGAATATTTCTGGAAAAAAGGAGTAGGTGCGCTCAATGTCGCTAATATTGACAGTGATCCTGAACTGGAGTGTAGTTTCATGTCCGGTTCTACCCTTTATGCTTTGGACGATGATTGGAATCTGGAATGGGCCAATTATGATGATTATTGGGAGGGCTCTTCCGGTTATACAAGTACGGCAGTTTTTGATTTTGACGGGGATGGAGCTTCTGAGATCGTTTACCGGGATGAAATTAATTTATACATCGTAGATGGTACTACCGGTAAACCACTCAATGAATTTGTCAGCGCTGACTTTTGTAGTTCAAATACCCATGGAGAATATCCAATCATTGCAGACGTAGATGGAGATGGTGAAACGGAAATTATCGTGGTTTGTGGCAGGAATAAAAATGAAAAATTCAAATCTACCAGCACGGGAGGGAGTAATCAAAAATATGGGTTTGTAAGGTCTTATAAAGCTGCTAACAATAATTATTGGGTACCTTCACGTAAGCTCTGGAATCAATTTGTCTATTTCAATGTCAATGTCAACGATAATTTGACCATACCCCGCTTTCAGCAACCTCATCATCTCAGCTTTGCACAGAAGTGTAATTTGCTGGGCGGTAATGTACCAAAGTTCTCATTGAACAAGTTCTATAACCAATCACCGGTCATCAATTACTGTGGTAATTTAACTTTCCCCTCTCCTAATCTAGAATTTGCAGATGATCCTATTCAGGTTGAGCCACCCGTATGTCCTGATGACCGTTTTCAGGTGAGACTCAGGTTTGTAAATACCGGAGATCAGGCAGCGTTTAAAGACATACCTGTTTCATTTTATGCTGATGATCCTGTCAAGAATTATAGCAATGCCGAACCAAACCCTTTCCTGGAAACCATTTACATCAATGTACCGGGAGGCTTACAGGTAAATCAACTTTTGGATACAACGCTATGGGTGAATGGAAAAGCTGGCTTTTTCACGCTCTATGCTTCTTTAAATGATATTGGTCCTTTTAATATGAGTGGTAGCTCATTATCCAATGAAACTTTTTATCCCCTAGATTCACTCAATGGTACAATCAGAGAGTGTGATGGCACACCTACAATTGTAAAAATTGACGTAAATCCTTATCCTTTTAATACCACAGCAGTTCTGTTAAAAAACAACGACAATTGTCCCGGCTCTTACAATAGCAATGGAGCCATCACTGCCCATGTCTCAGGGGATACTTTGGGTTATGTATTCAGATGGTTCAAGGGAAGTACAACTGCAGGATCACCTGATTTTATAGGTGCTACACAAAAAGGACTTACCGGAGGCAAATATACAGTAGTGGCTACGCACACTTTAGCCAATTGTACTGGTAACTCCTCAACAATTGATGTCAAAGATTTAGCTGCTCCACCTGTGATTGGTGCAGAATTGCTTAATCTTCAACGTTCCTGTAATCCCAATCGTCCTTCAGGTAAACTTACTGCCTATGTATTACAGGGAAGTAGCAGAGTAACAGCTGGCTACAACTTCTTTTGGTATAAAGGACAAAATACTGTGATTCCAGCCCGTAGCGGATACACTGGAGGTGCAACAGTAGATCAATTGTCTGCCGGTATCTACAGAGTAGTAGTGATTCAAGCATCTACAGGCTGTATATCTACGATGGATATTGAAGTAAAAGAGCAAATTTCTAAGCCGGTAGTTTCATTGGTTGCAAAAAACGATCAGACAATTTGTGATCCTGCCAATTACAACGGACAAGCCAGTGTGTCTGTAAATGGTAATACCAATAATTTTAATTTTTATTGGTACAACGGCAATGTTTCCAGCCCTGATACCACCAGTAGCCATGTTTTGATCAAAAGTCATCTGATCAGTGGGATTGGAAATGGAACTTATACGGTTTTTGCTGCAGATAAAATAACCCGTTGTTTGTCAGCTCCTCTTACAGTAACAATCAGTGATAAAACCTGGAAACCTGTTGTTAAAGCTCAGGTGATCAACCCACAGGAAGCCTGTGATCTAAGCTTAGCCAATGGTTCGCTCAGCGCCAGTGTGAATGAAACGTCCATAGGAGGAAGTGCGAATGTGACCAGTGGCTACCAGTTTATTTGGTACAAAGGCAATTTCGGAGCTTCTGCTCTGCCTGCTACTCATACAGCCATTGGTAGTACTGTCAATGGCCTGGAAGAAGGTAAATATACATTGGTAACACGCAGCATCTCCACTGGCTGTCAAACAATTACTTATATTACTTTACCAGCGCAAAAAACCAGACCTATCCTGGACTCACCTTCAGTTACTCATACTACTAACTGTACAGCTCCCTGGGGTAGCTCCATCACTGCCACTGCCGATCTCGGTAAAATGTCTGCCGATGGATATATTTTTCAATGGCGGAATGTCAGTACCAATACCATATTTGCTGAAACTTCCGGAACACTAGATAATATTCCTCCTGGCGAATATGGCATCAGAGTCACCAATCCACTGGGTTGTATTTCACTCAAAGAAGTAAAAGTGACAGTCAAAGATCAGGGTCCTAAGCCAGTGGTCAATGTTCAGACTGTACCCAATTCCAGTTGTAATCCGGGGCAGCCTAATGGTATGCTGATCGCCAAAGATTTTAGTGGAATTGCTTCTGACTATACTTTTGAATGGTTCAACAATAACCTGAGCGGTTCTTCATTGGCTAGTACAGGTGCAGTAGTAAACCAACTTCCTGCTGGTAAGTATGCCCTAAGGATTACCAACAATACCACGCAATGCTTCCAGGTGGCTTTTGCTACGATTGGCACACAGACAGGAATACCTCCTACCCTGGATACACTCTATACTCAAGCTACTTCGGATTGCCGGCTCGCATTTGCTGATGGGGTCGCAGCATTCCATCTTCCTGCTGGAAAAGCTCAGGTACCGCCTGACTTTACCCTGGATAGAACATATACATTTGAAATTTACAGTGGCACCACAATTTCCGGTTCGCCTGTTCAAACCAATAATGACGGATTGTTTGAAGATCTTAACGCCGGACCTTATACAGCCATAGTGAGGGATGATTACAGCCATTGTATATCTGCCCCTTTAACTATTGAGATTCCTCCTGCACCAGATATCACAATCAGTGTTGATGCTATGGTTCCTTCTTCTGCCTGCGCCAGTAACGATGGAGAGTTACAGATTAATGTTTCATCACCCAACAATTTACCAGGCAGCGGATTGGGGTTTACCTTCCATTGGTATTACCGGGCAGCAGGTGTTTCTTATCCAGGAACTCCTGATCCTGGTACAGCAGAAGTTGTTTCTGATCCGCTCTTTGTTTCCAGAAGAGAAGCTTTGCCTTCAGGTTACTATACCATTGAGGTGTACGATAACTTTAGCAATTGTGTAGAAGTATTACAGTATTTCCTCCCTAATGCTGATCCTCCAAGCATCTCCAATCACTCAATTACCCCTTCTACGCAATGCGACCCCGGTAATGGCTCAATCTATTTGGAAGCCACTTCTCCGACACTTCTACTGAACCTATTTGTGGTTGAGTTATATAGAGGAAATATGATTGACGCTGCTAATTATGTTACTACATGGCTGCCATTGCCTCTGCCCACTGACAATCATACTTTTGGAGGACTCACTGCAGGAAAATACACAGTTGCCATAAAAGAGGCTTTTGCGAGTTGCTATAGCGATGTAAAAACTTTCACCGTACCAAATAATACTCCGGATGTAGATATCACAGTAGATATTTCTCCAGATTTTAGCTGCAACACCAGTGGTACAGGTAGCTTGACAGTTTCCGAAATTCTTCTGGAGAACATCCTCACTCCTGGCAGTACTTCCATCTTAGGCGATGTAAGTTACCGATGGTTTGCTGGTATAGGCGTAGGTCCATCAGGTTCGGAAATTGGCACAGGTCCGAGCATAAGCGGTCTGTCTTCCGGCAACTATACGGTTGAAGTTACTGACAACCTTACCGGGCCAGGACAGGGATGTACTTTTACTAAAACTGTATTTCTCAATAATGTGCCTAAAGTTTTGGAGATCAGCGGTATCCAAGTTGTATCTAATACTCTATGTACAGGAACAAATGGTGAAATCAGCATTACAGAAATGAGCGAGAACGGAACTCCTCTAATTACAACTAATGATTACACTTTTACCCTCCAGGACAATTTAGGGAATAATTTATCGAATACTGGCTCAGGACAAAGCGTTGATCCTTTTATCGCTTTAGCCGAAGGCACATATTTTGTACTGGCTACCAACAATATCACTGGCTGCGAAGTGTTATCTGAAGCGATCTTCATAGATAATGAAACTTACGATCCTGAGATTACACTGATAAACAGTTTTCCTGACTTAAGCTGCACTGGTGGACAGGTAACCGGTATCTTGGAAGTTGGTGCCATGAGTTCTCCTGACGGGAATATCTCCAATTATCAGTTTAACTGGTATGCAGGTACGGACACTTCTGCCCCATCCATAGGAAGTAGCAACACGATGAATAATTTAGCTGCAGGTCTGTACACAGTAGTAGTGACAGATACCGATGGTCCCAACCTGGGTTGTTTCAAAACAGCAATCTTTGAAGTATTGCCTGCGGAACGTACGATAGCCTTTACCCTCGCTGGAGTTGATCCTACTTACTGCGATCCGGCCAATGGGGAAATAACAGTCCAAACCATCCAAGAAAGTTATTTTCATAACGGCCTAAATTCTACTACTTCTACAGTGGTTGGAAACTATCGTTATACGTTATTAGACGAAGATCTAAACGTACTATTCAGCAACAACAGCACAGGCAGATTTACTGGATTGGATGAAGGAAATTATTACGTTCAGGCACAAAACATCAACACTGATAACTGTCTCTCCGTTCCAGTGGCTTATAGTCTGGAAAGTCTGTGTGTACCCCCTGTCGTAAACATTAACCTCAATAGTCCGCAGTATAGCAACAATCCTGATCCTTCTACCTGGACAGGCTCCATCTCTATTGGTGTAACAGAATCTCCTGACAATCCGGTAAGCCCTCCAGCAGGAGGTTTTCCCTACACGTATGAGGTATATCGGACTGACCAAAATGGTAACCCAATAGGAACAAATCTTAATCCGGGTAATGCTACAACCATAAACATGCTGGATTCTGGTAACTATGTGATTATCGTCAGGAACAATACCACTGGCGCTGTGACTACTAGTACTTTCTATCTGGATAAAGTGAATGTAGAACCAGAATTTATGGCTATGGGTCAACCACAAACGGTTTGTTATCCTGATGGAAGCATCCTTTTAACGGAAATCACTTTCAAAGATGTAGCAGATGATCCGGCCAAATACACGCTTTATCTGTACGAAAACAGGAATTTAATCAACATCGCCGACTCTGCTCTTGTGATGAATACTGGTGAAGTGCTGTTTGATAATTTAGCTGAGGGCGCATATTACCTACGGGCCAAACACAACAATTATTTACTTTATTCAGAGATATTTGAAGTTGAAATTTCAAATATTTCTCAGTCTCCCCGTATTGATCTGGATATTGCTAATCTGTATCCTCAAATCAGCTGTCAACCTGAAATACTGGCCACAGGTAAACTGGCAGTAATTGCAAAGGAGTATGACGGTACAATTGATACATACAGATACCAATGGTATAGAGGAAATTCCATTGTATCTGAAAATGTAATTCCTGGTGCTACATTCTCCTATCTGGATAGTTTATCTTCGGGTTTTTATACGGTAGTGGTACAAAATCAGGAAACACAATGTTCTTCTTCTCGCACATTTTATGTAGAAGATAGAATAGAGATTCCTCTGGTAGAAGTTGAAAGTGATCCTTCCACAGTCTGCGATCCTGCACTGGCCAATGGCATGCTTAGGGCCAGCGTAGTACAAAGCGGAAGTTACCTTTTTGAGTGGTACGAAGGTAATAGCACATCTGGTTTACCAGCCCACAGCGGGTCTACCTGGGGCGGTTTGATGCCTGGTACTTATACTGTAGTTGCTACTGATATGATCACTGGCACCTGTTCTTCTTTACCGGTTTTAGTTGAAGTAGGAGATGCTTCTCAGGTACCTGCTTTGTCTATTGAAAAGTTGGCAGACAATAGTGCCTGTGATTCAACTTTGGCAAATGGTGTTCTTTTGGCCAGCGTTGAGTATCCGGTTTCTAACTACGAGTATACCTGGTTTGATGCTTCAGGCAATGTCATTGGACATGAATCCATGATTGGAAGCTTAACCGAAGGTATCTATTCACTGGAAGCCCGATATAAGCCTACCGGCTGTGTGAATACAGCAACATCAGAGATCAGATTGGTACATGAGAATTATCCTTCTCCAACCGTTTCTATTCAATCTCATATGACAAATTGTGCTTTTCCAGATGGTTCTGCTACAGCTTTTATGTATGATGATAATGAGACGGTCGTTTTCACCTGGTTTGATGAAGCAGGTATTCAGCTTCCGGCAGAGCAGGTGATGATTAATGAAAATGATTTATCTTCTACTGCTATCAATCTCTCATCAGGAACCTATTATGTACATGCTTTTGACCTCATAACAGGTTGTGATGTTCCACAAGCCCAAGTTATTATTGAAGATCAATCTTATGCAGCTCAACATCAGGTAGTAGCAAGCCCGGCTAGCTGTCAGTTGACCAATGGAAAGCTGAAAATTATTCCTCAGGAAAGCATGATGATTACACATATATCCTGGACGAATTTGCACACTTCTCAGACCTTTGAAAGCAATTATCAGCTTGACAATGCTCCTGCCGGAGAATACACTTATCAGATCACCTGGGAGAACGGTTGTACTTCTTCCGGAAGTACAATTCTATCTACTGATCTCAACGTATTCAATGGAGTTTCACCTAATGGAGATGGAGATAATGATGTATTCTTTATTGATTGTATAGATCAGTTTCCAAACAATAAGGTGAAAATTTTCAACCGTGCTGGTGCTCTGGTATATGAAGCCATTCATTATGATAATCTTATGATTTTCTTTGAAGGGGTAGGCAATCGCGGAATGTATATTGGTAACAAAGAATTACCAGATGGCACTTATTTTTATATCATTGATAAAAGTAATGGAGATAAACCACTTACGGGTTATTTGGAGCTCACGCATTAA
- a CDS encoding trehalase family glycosidase, whose amino-acid sequence MIFWVDRIENVFKTSVTYRRVVYLNDNPILNRFWDDLPMSRSELYKEDYELAHSIDRNNEVLYRDIHAACKTVWNFRSCWFRNGENLASIQTTEIIPVDLYSLMFQL is encoded by the coding sequence ATGATCTTCTGGGTCGATAGAATAGAAAATGTATTCAAAACCTCAGTTACTTACCGAAGAGTGGTATATTTGAATGACAATCCTATTCTGAATCGCTTTTGGGATGATCTTCCCATGTCTCGTTCTGAATTATACAAAGAAGACTATGAACTGGCGCACAGCATTGATCGTAACAATGAGGTCTTGTATCGAGATATTCATGCTGCCTGCAAGACAGTTTGGAATTTCAGAAGCTGCTGGTTCCGCAATGGAGAGAATTTGGCAAGCATCCAAACCACCGAAATCATCCCGGTAGACCTGTACAGTCTGATGTTTCAGTTGTAA